The nucleotide window TCTGGCTGTCAAGGGTTTCAAATAACTCAGCATCGTCCCTCAGGAAGGTCTTGGCATTTTCGCGGCCCTGTCCGAGGCGGGTATCGCCGTAGGAGTAGAAGGAACCTCTCTTGGTGATGATGTCGTATTGGACGGCCAGGTCAAGCAGGTCACCGGTCTTGCTGATGCCCTCGTTGTACATGATGTCGAACTCCGCCTGGCGGAAGGGAGGGGCAACCTTGTTCTTTTTGACGGTGACGCGGGTGCGGTTGCCGATGACGG belongs to Chloroflexota bacterium and includes:
- a CDS encoding DNA recombination/repair protein RecA produces the protein VIGNRTRVTVKKNKVAPPFRQAEFDIMYNEGISKTGDLLDLAVQYDIITKRGSFYSYGDTRLGQGRENAKTFLRDDAELFETLDSQIREAVGLPERPTAVDA